Below is a genomic region from Myxococcaceae bacterium JPH2.
TGAAAGTCGAAGCCCACGTTCACGTGCCCCATCTCAAATCCCCTCAGAGACACCGCGAGGCGCCGCTCATCGGTCTTGAGCGTCCGCTTGAGCTGCTCATAGCCCGCGCCCACCCCCACCCAGGGCCGCATGATGGCCCTGGGCGCGAAGTGATAGTTCAGGTCCACGCCGAGGCGCATGACGCTGCCGGAGCACTTCCCCTCGGGATTGCAATCCCCGCCCGATGACACGCCATATTGGAAGTACCCACCCAGAGACAGTTGCTCGTTGAAGAAGCAGGTCACATCCAACTGCGGTGACAGCGTATTCCCAAAGGAAGACTGCTCGATGGGGTCGAAGGCCGTCCCCACGGGAACGCCATAGGCCCCTCGCAATCCAATCGCAAGGCCTGAGCTTCGGGCCATCTCCTCTGCTGCCGCGGGAAGAGAGAGCAACGAAGCACAGACCATCAGGGATGAAACTGAAGCGCGAGACGTCATGTCGATCACAGGGGCTGGGCCGTCCATGAAACGGCAGGTCCATGGTGCGCGGCGCCCCAGCACAAGGGCGCGGCCAGCACCGCGCCCGTAGCGACCACACCCGACGCCCCTGGCCTTCTCTCACTCCATTGGATTCTGAAAAGCCCGTGACGCCGTCGCCACGCGGGGCCGGAAACACAGTCAGCCCGGAAATCCCAAGCAGGCGGTCGGGCTCGCGAGTCACGCCGAGGCCCGCAGTCGAGGTAGGGTGGGCCTTTTTCGAGGACCCATCCACACCATGACCACTGCCATCCAGCAGCGCCCCAACAGCACCCTGGCCAACGGCCGCTTCGGCCAGACCCGCTACATGATTCGCCGGAAGTTCTTCAAGATTTTCGGCGGCGCCTTCCACATCTACGACGCGATGGGCACCCTCGCCTTCTACTCGAAGATGAAGGCCTTCAAGCTCAAGGAGGACCTGCGCGTCTACACGGGCGAGGACATGCAGGAGGAGGTGCTCGTCATCAAGGCCCGCAGCATCCTGGACTTCGGCGCCACCTATGACGTGCAGGACTCCGCCACCGGCACGCGCCTGGGCGCCCTGCGCCGCAAGGGCCTCAAGTCCATGCTGCGCGACGAGTGGCTCATCCTCGACGTGAACGACCAGGTGGTCGGCACCATCCAGGAGGACAGCATGCTGCTCGCGCTCGTGCGCCGGCTGCTCACCAACCTGGTGCCCCAGACGTTCGTGGGCAACGTGAACGGCGCGCCCGTGCTCTCCTTCAAGCAGCACTTCAACCCGTTCATCCAGAAGATCGACCTGGACTACTCCATGGACGTCCAGGGCCAGTTGGATCGCCGCCTCGGCATCGCCGCGGCCATCCTCCTGTGCGCCATCGAAGGCCGTCAGTCCGGCGGGTGATGGACTCACATCGCGCGGCGCTCGCCCACCTCTCTCGGCGGCGCCGCGCGGGCGTGCTCGATTCGCGCTGGCGTGGGTCCTGGGGTTGACGTGTCCCAGGGTCCCGGCCTCTCGGACTCGGCCCTTCTCGAGCCGTGATAGTTTGAAAGCCATGCCTGCACCGGATCGAATTCATGTCGCGTCTTCCGTGCTGGACCTGAAGACTGAGTCAGCCTGGAACTCCAGGGCACCGGAGGCAGCAGGAGACACGGCGCTCCACATCACGCTGCCCTATGAGCAAGGACGACGGCCGGGAGAGGTGCCGGTGGTGCGGCGCTTCCGGTTGACGTTGATGGAAGGGCCGAGCCTGGGCGCCACGTGGGAGTCCACGGGCGACACGTGCTCGCTCGGCTCGCATCCGCTCAACGACTTCGCCATCGAGGACCCCACGGTCTCGCGCTTCCACTGCGAGGTGCGCATTGGCCCGCGCGGCCCGATGGTGAAGGACCTGGACAGCCTCAACGGCGTCATCGTGGACGGCGTGCAGGTGATGGAAGGCATCCTCCGCAGCGGAAGCCTGCTGCGCCTGGGCCGCGTGGTGGTGCGCTTCGACTTCAGCGCGGAGAACAACCGGCTGCCGCTGTCCGAGCAGGGGCGCTTCGGCACGCTGGTGGGCGCGTCGGTGGCCATGCGCAGCTGCTTCGCCCTGCTGGAGCGCGCCGCGGCACGCGACACCACCGTGCTCCTGGAAGGCGAGACGGGCACGGGCAAGAGCCAGGCCGCGCTCGCATTGCATCAGGCCAGCCGGCGGCGCGATGCCCCCTTCCTGGTGGTGGATTGCGGCGCCATCCCCTCGCACATCCTGGAGAGCGAGCTGTTCGGCCACGAGAAGGGCGCCTTCAC
It encodes:
- a CDS encoding sigma 54-interacting transcriptional regulator, encoding MPAPDRIHVASSVLDLKTESAWNSRAPEAAGDTALHITLPYEQGRRPGEVPVVRRFRLTLMEGPSLGATWESTGDTCSLGSHPLNDFAIEDPTVSRFHCEVRIGPRGPMVKDLDSLNGVIVDGVQVMEGILRSGSLLRLGRVVVRFDFSAENNRLPLSEQGRFGTLVGASVAMRSCFALLERAAARDTTVLLEGETGTGKSQAALALHQASRRRDAPFLVVDCGAIPSHILESELFGHEKGAFT